The Blastopirellula marina genome has a window encoding:
- a CDS encoding arylsulfatase, whose product MPRLFSLLLLAFGLFLPTFAYAADATKPNVVMILTDDQGWGDLSVHGNKNLATPNIDQLAKEGALFENFYVCHLCAPTRAEMLTGRFYARTGVRGVSTGQERLNIDEKTIAQYFQEAGYVTGAFGKWHNGMQFPYHPNARGFDEYYGFCSGHWGHYFSPELDHNNQLVRGDDYVSDDFTNHAMKFIEDNKDKPFFCYVPYCTPHSPMQVPDQFYDKFANMDPEMKNRDPQKEQLGMTRAALAMCENIDWNVGRILKKLDQLDLADNTIVIYFADNGPNSFRWNGGMKGRKGSLDEGGTRVPCIIRWPGHIPQDRTIEPIAGAVDLLPTLLDFAGIKSEFPKPIDGISLKPLLTQDTAEWEDRYLIASRNNQVSVRNQTYRLDNDGQLFDITSDRGQYKNVAKDHPEVLAQLKAVAKQYRSEMLPTQDDRPFTVGYTENTPLPARDGNGHGGIKRSANAPNCSYFTNWKTANDTVTWDVEVGEPGEYEAIIYYTCPQENVGVEIQAELLGQKTSATIKQAHDPESYGPERDRFDRGAESPVKDFKPFSLGSLKLPKGRDTLTLSALKIPGDGAIEVRYIWLNKK is encoded by the coding sequence ATGCCACGTCTTTTTTCGCTACTCCTGCTCGCTTTTGGCCTGTTTTTGCCTACGTTCGCGTATGCCGCCGACGCCACGAAACCCAACGTCGTAATGATCCTCACCGACGACCAAGGTTGGGGTGATCTGAGCGTGCATGGCAATAAGAACCTCGCCACGCCCAACATCGATCAACTAGCGAAAGAGGGAGCCCTGTTCGAGAACTTCTACGTCTGCCACCTGTGCGCACCGACACGTGCTGAAATGCTGACCGGTCGGTTCTATGCCCGGACTGGCGTTCGCGGTGTTTCGACCGGACAGGAACGTTTGAACATCGACGAGAAGACAATTGCCCAGTACTTCCAAGAAGCAGGCTACGTGACCGGGGCCTTCGGCAAGTGGCACAACGGCATGCAGTTCCCTTACCACCCCAATGCCCGCGGCTTCGATGAGTACTACGGTTTCTGCTCGGGTCACTGGGGGCATTACTTCAGCCCGGAACTCGATCACAATAACCAACTCGTCCGCGGCGATGACTATGTATCCGACGACTTCACTAACCACGCCATGAAGTTTATCGAAGACAACAAGGACAAACCATTCTTCTGCTACGTCCCGTACTGCACGCCTCATTCGCCGATGCAGGTTCCCGATCAGTTCTACGACAAGTTCGCCAACATGGATCCCGAGATGAAGAATCGAGATCCCCAAAAGGAACAACTCGGCATGACCCGCGCCGCGTTGGCCATGTGCGAGAACATTGACTGGAACGTGGGACGCATCCTAAAGAAGCTCGATCAACTCGACCTGGCCGATAACACGATCGTCATCTACTTCGCCGACAACGGACCCAATAGCTTCCGCTGGAACGGGGGGATGAAAGGTCGCAAAGGCTCGCTCGATGAAGGTGGTACACGCGTTCCGTGCATCATTCGTTGGCCAGGGCATATTCCTCAAGACAGAACCATTGAGCCAATCGCCGGTGCCGTCGACCTGCTGCCTACCTTGCTTGACTTTGCTGGAATCAAATCGGAGTTCCCCAAACCAATCGACGGCATCAGCCTTAAGCCACTGCTGACACAAGACACCGCCGAGTGGGAAGATCGCTATCTCATCGCCTCACGTAACAATCAAGTCAGCGTGCGTAATCAAACGTATCGACTCGACAACGATGGACAGCTATTCGATATCACCAGCGACCGTGGACAATACAAGAACGTTGCCAAGGATCATCCGGAAGTCTTGGCCCAACTGAAAGCAGTTGCCAAGCAGTATCGCTCGGAGATGCTTCCCACGCAGGACGATCGCCCCTTTACCGTGGGTTACACGGAGAACACGCCGCTACCGGCCCGCGATGGGAACGGCCATGGGGGCATCAAGCGTAGCGCTAACGCCCCGAACTGTTCTTACTTCACCAATTGGAAGACGGCCAACGACACCGTGACGTGGGATGTCGAAGTAGGTGAGCCGGGCGAGTACGAAGCGATCATCTACTATACCTGCCCACAGGAAAACGTCGGCGTCGAGATCCAGGCCGAACTACTGGGGCAGAAAACCTCGGCCACGATCAAACAAGCACACGATCCCGAAAGCTACGGTCCCGAGCGAGACCGGTTCGATCGTGGTGCCGAATCGCCGGTGAAGGATTTCAAACCGTTTTCGCTTGGTTCGCTCAAGCTTCCCAAGGGGCGTGATACGTTGACTCTGTCGGCGCTGAAGATCCCTGGCGACGGGGCGATTGAAGTTCGCTACATCTGGTTGAACAAGAAGTAA
- a CDS encoding FAD-dependent oxidoreductase, with amino-acid sequence MIPRNISIALLFALLLYPSSGYAQQAPSYDLVVYGGTSAGVAAAVQAKQMGKSVVIISPDTHLGGLSSSGLGRTDSGRQNAIGGIAKEFYHRVYLHYAQAQAWPHQTPEAYLAQREAHGASDPKNETWWVFEPHVAENVFEQFIAESKIEVLRDEWLDREKGVRMDGQRIASITTLSGKTLAGKMFIDATYEGDLMAAAGVTYTIGRESNAKYGEVGNGVEVAQNTKNHRFRVAVDPYVKPGDPSSGLVWGVHNQGPGEEGSADNRVQAYCYRMCMSLVPENSVPFAKPEGYDESVYELLFRNYEAGDPRVPLHPAPAPNGKTDTNNNGAFSTDNIGMNYDYPEASYEQRKNILHQHLTYQQGLMWTLANHPRVPQEVRDEMSQWGLAKDEFADNDHWPYQIYVREARRMVSDYVQTEHDCRRLRICDDSVGLGSYNMDSHNVQRFVTAEGTVQNEGDVQVATGGSYAVSFRSLIPKRGETANLLVPCCLSSSHIAFGSIRMEPVFMILGQSSATAAALAIDQKVALQDLPYPLLKAQLEKDGQQLVPAGKPKPITP; translated from the coding sequence ATGATACCACGTAACATCTCTATCGCCCTGCTCTTTGCTTTGTTGCTCTATCCGTCTTCCGGATATGCTCAGCAGGCACCGTCGTACGATCTGGTTGTGTACGGCGGAACGAGTGCCGGAGTGGCTGCCGCGGTGCAGGCCAAGCAGATGGGTAAGTCGGTCGTGATCATCAGCCCGGACACGCATCTGGGCGGGCTTTCCAGTAGCGGCTTGGGACGAACCGATAGCGGTCGACAGAATGCTATCGGCGGTATCGCGAAGGAGTTTTACCATCGCGTCTACCTGCACTATGCCCAGGCTCAGGCGTGGCCGCATCAAACGCCGGAGGCCTACCTGGCCCAGCGGGAAGCCCATGGAGCATCCGATCCGAAGAACGAAACATGGTGGGTATTCGAACCGCATGTTGCGGAAAACGTGTTCGAGCAGTTCATTGCTGAGAGCAAGATCGAAGTCCTCCGCGACGAGTGGCTCGATCGCGAGAAAGGAGTCCGCATGGATGGTCAGCGGATCGCCTCGATCACAACCCTCTCCGGCAAAACCCTGGCCGGCAAGATGTTCATTGATGCGACCTATGAAGGGGACCTGATGGCCGCCGCTGGCGTGACGTATACCATCGGGCGGGAAAGTAACGCGAAGTATGGCGAAGTCGGCAATGGAGTCGAGGTGGCTCAGAACACCAAGAACCATCGCTTCCGTGTGGCCGTTGATCCGTACGTGAAGCCAGGCGACCCCAGCAGCGGCCTGGTGTGGGGTGTTCATAACCAAGGACCAGGCGAGGAAGGGTCTGCCGACAATCGCGTGCAAGCCTATTGCTACCGCATGTGCATGTCCCTGGTTCCTGAAAACAGCGTTCCATTTGCCAAGCCAGAAGGCTACGACGAAAGTGTCTACGAGCTTCTTTTCCGCAACTACGAAGCTGGCGATCCGCGCGTGCCGCTGCACCCGGCTCCGGCCCCGAACGGCAAGACCGACACGAACAACAACGGAGCGTTCTCGACCGACAACATCGGCATGAACTACGACTACCCTGAAGCCAGCTATGAGCAGCGAAAGAACATCCTGCATCAGCATCTGACTTACCAGCAAGGGCTGATGTGGACCCTGGCCAACCATCCCCGCGTTCCCCAAGAGGTGCGCGACGAGATGTCGCAGTGGGGACTAGCCAAGGACGAGTTCGCCGATAACGATCACTGGCCCTATCAGATCTACGTACGCGAGGCCAGGCGGATGGTTTCCGACTATGTGCAAACGGAACACGATTGTCGGCGGCTGCGGATTTGTGACGACAGCGTCGGTCTGGGCTCTTACAATATGGATTCGCACAACGTGCAGCGTTTTGTCACTGCGGAGGGGACTGTGCAGAATGAAGGGGATGTGCAAGTCGCCACCGGTGGCAGTTACGCCGTCAGTTTTCGTTCGCTGATTCCTAAGCGTGGCGAAACCGCGAACCTGCTTGTCCCTTGTTGCTTGTCCAGTTCCCACATTGCCTTCGGCAGCATCCGCATGGAGCCAGTCTTCATGATCCTCGGTCAAAGCTCGGCAACCGCCGCAGCCTTGGCGATCGATCAGAAGGTGGCATTACAAGACCTGCCTTATCCGCTGCTCAAAGCTCAATTAGAGAAGGATGGACAACAGCTTGTTCCAGCGGGAAAGCCGAAACCGATCACACCGTAG
- a CDS encoding sialate O-acetylesterase: MKRSAMVLAMLFALGVSSWAIAAPVKVFILCGQSNMEGKGAISHLEQLLADPATAKAYQHLRDDNGWVERNDVFIKYNDDRGQGKLGLGYGTPTNRFGPELEFGHVVGNAFDEKVLIIKCAWGGRALAVRFRPPSSGKGDYTQRNKQTKELEPLPEETYGEAYRDTLRIVKESLTGIDKIVPDYNKEDGYELSGFVFFQGFNDIIDQKKMDEYGKNLENLVRDVRKDLDAPNLPIVIGELGQQGVEPEKRYAEKHFAFRKMQEDVSKLPEFKGNVAFVKTSPYIVSDGESFDGGYHYYGRADTFFNIGHAFGEAMVQMVKSN, translated from the coding sequence ATGAAACGTTCCGCAATGGTCTTGGCCATGTTGTTCGCTCTGGGCGTCAGCTCATGGGCGATCGCCGCTCCCGTGAAAGTCTTTATCCTGTGCGGTCAATCGAACATGGAAGGGAAAGGGGCGATCTCGCATCTGGAGCAACTGCTCGCAGATCCCGCCACGGCCAAGGCCTATCAGCACCTGCGTGACGACAACGGCTGGGTGGAACGCAACGACGTATTCATCAAGTACAACGACGACCGCGGACAAGGCAAACTGGGGCTGGGGTACGGCACTCCGACCAATCGCTTTGGCCCGGAACTCGAGTTCGGGCATGTTGTTGGCAATGCATTTGATGAGAAGGTGTTGATCATCAAGTGTGCCTGGGGAGGCCGAGCATTGGCGGTTCGTTTTCGTCCACCAAGCTCCGGCAAAGGGGACTACACCCAGCGCAACAAGCAGACGAAAGAACTTGAACCGCTGCCGGAAGAAACGTACGGCGAAGCGTACCGCGATACCCTTCGCATCGTGAAGGAATCGTTGACTGGCATCGACAAGATTGTCCCCGACTACAACAAGGAAGATGGCTACGAACTTTCCGGCTTCGTCTTCTTCCAAGGCTTCAACGACATTATCGACCAGAAAAAGATGGACGAGTACGGGAAGAACCTGGAGAACCTCGTTCGTGATGTTCGCAAGGACCTGGATGCCCCGAATCTGCCGATCGTGATCGGCGAACTAGGCCAACAAGGAGTCGAGCCGGAGAAACGCTATGCGGAAAAACATTTCGCGTTTCGAAAGATGCAGGAAGACGTATCTAAACTGCCGGAATTCAAAGGGAACGTTGCCTTCGTAAAAACGAGCCCCTACATCGTGAGTGACGGCGAGTCATTCGACGGCGGGTATCACTACTACGGCCGGGCTGACACGTTCTTTAACATCGGTCACGCGTTTGGAGAAGCGATGGTGCAGATGGTGAAATCGAACTGA
- a CDS encoding ferrous iron transport protein A, whose translation MFPDIPLNMVQPGSVVRISQVVGGQDDVKRMAEMGLQTGTEVEMLQSGSPCIVRVGQSKLCFRQSDVLNILVSTD comes from the coding sequence ATGTTCCCCGATATCCCCCTTAACATGGTTCAACCTGGGTCCGTTGTGCGGATTTCGCAAGTCGTTGGTGGGCAGGACGATGTCAAGCGCATGGCCGAGATGGGTCTTCAGACGGGAACGGAAGTCGAGATGCTTCAAAGTGGCAGTCCCTGCATCGTGCGTGTAGGACAGTCGAAGCTCTGTTTTCGACAATCGGACGTCTTGAATATTCTGGTCAGTACGGACTAA
- a CDS encoding ferrous iron transport protein A — protein MSKLSQLAVGQEAVIASIDATNVAAVRLMEMGMTPGCSVKMIGSAPFGDPLEVEIRGYHLSLRKTEADLVELVS, from the coding sequence ATGTCGAAGTTGTCGCAGCTTGCGGTCGGCCAGGAAGCCGTTATCGCCTCGATCGATGCCACTAACGTGGCGGCCGTGCGACTCATGGAAATGGGGATGACTCCTGGCTGCAGCGTGAAGATGATCGGCTCGGCCCCCTTCGGCGATCCCTTAGAGGTGGAGATTCGCGGTTACCACCTGAGCCTGCGTAAGACGGAAGCCGACCTGGTGGAACTCGTGAGTTAG
- the feoB gene encoding ferrous iron transport protein B encodes MSVDAPARTLNVALVGNPNTGKSTLFNALSGIRQKTGNYPGVTVEKKHGSFTHKGQKVELIDLPGTYSLAPRSPDEMVTVDVLLGRQANEAKPNAVLVIVDASNLERNLYIVSQVKELGLPTVVALNMGDIAKDKGISVDVIQLAQRLGVPVVSTQANRRGGLDQLRDSIVALLYRESIPVESPFPEEFRDKVGQLHAKLQEHDAKATRYLAERLLLDTSGYLEKELTSGGRALHNWIVESRNQLAELGQPVPAIEAISRYKWVQGVLDGIVTREATRKVTLSDRIDRVLTNRIGGTVFFILIMTLMFQAVFSDLVAGNLMGYIEGFFEIIAGVVDANLADGAFKSLLIDGVIAGVGGVLVFLPQICILFFFIAILEDCGYLARAAYLMDRLFSKIGLSGKSFIPLLSSFACAIPGIMAARVIENRRDRLITILVAPLMSCSARMPVYVLLTAAFIPDETIGGVLSLHTLVMLSMYLLGILAAVGVAFVLRRTILPGETPPFVMELPSYKFPSISGVLMVMVEKGWAFVKRAGTLIFAMTVIVWALSYFPRNEEAATAPFAAEIAQLENQLEGASEEQAEQIEERLTEINNQIDGELLRGSFLGMAGHWIEPIVRPLGWDWKIGSAAIASFPAREVIISTMGVLYNLGGDEDEESAPLRETIKDAKWAGTDENVFNIPVALSIMVFFALCAQCAATLAVIKRETNSWKWPIFTFVYMTVLAYVGALITYQVSAAILLN; translated from the coding sequence ATGTCTGTCGACGCACCTGCTCGAACATTGAACGTCGCCCTGGTCGGAAACCCTAATACCGGCAAGTCGACCCTCTTCAACGCGTTGTCTGGCATCCGTCAAAAGACCGGCAACTACCCCGGAGTGACCGTCGAAAAGAAGCACGGTTCATTCACGCATAAGGGACAGAAAGTCGAACTGATCGACCTGCCTGGCACCTACAGTCTCGCTCCGCGATCGCCAGACGAAATGGTGACGGTTGACGTTCTGCTTGGTCGACAGGCCAACGAAGCCAAGCCGAACGCCGTGCTGGTGATTGTCGATGCCAGTAATCTCGAACGCAATTTGTACATCGTCAGCCAGGTCAAGGAACTCGGCCTGCCGACCGTAGTAGCCCTGAACATGGGGGACATCGCGAAGGACAAAGGGATATCGGTGGATGTCATCCAGCTGGCACAGCGGTTGGGCGTGCCGGTCGTGTCCACCCAGGCCAACCGCCGCGGAGGGCTCGATCAATTGCGCGATTCGATCGTTGCTTTGCTGTATCGAGAAAGTATTCCGGTCGAAAGCCCTTTCCCGGAAGAGTTTCGCGACAAGGTCGGTCAACTGCATGCCAAGCTTCAAGAGCACGATGCGAAAGCAACCCGATACCTGGCCGAACGTCTACTGCTAGACACGAGCGGTTACCTCGAGAAAGAGCTTACCAGCGGCGGCCGGGCCCTGCACAACTGGATTGTCGAATCCCGCAATCAACTGGCCGAGCTTGGCCAGCCGGTACCTGCTATTGAAGCGATCTCGCGATACAAATGGGTTCAAGGCGTTCTCGATGGAATCGTCACTCGGGAAGCAACCCGCAAGGTGACCCTCTCCGACCGTATCGATCGGGTTCTGACCAATCGCATTGGTGGAACGGTCTTCTTTATCTTGATCATGACCCTTATGTTCCAGGCAGTTTTCAGCGACCTGGTAGCCGGAAACCTGATGGGGTACATCGAAGGGTTTTTCGAGATCATCGCCGGAGTGGTCGATGCCAACCTGGCCGATGGGGCGTTTAAATCACTGCTTATCGACGGCGTCATCGCTGGCGTTGGGGGGGTGTTGGTATTCTTGCCTCAGATTTGCATTCTGTTCTTCTTTATCGCCATTTTAGAAGACTGCGGATACCTGGCCCGGGCAGCTTATTTGATGGATCGCTTGTTCAGCAAAATTGGTCTGAGCGGTAAGTCGTTCATTCCGCTACTGTCCAGCTTTGCCTGTGCCATTCCCGGGATCATGGCCGCGCGCGTGATCGAGAATCGCCGCGATCGCCTGATCACCATCCTGGTGGCTCCGCTGATGAGCTGCAGTGCTCGTATGCCGGTCTACGTGCTGCTGACCGCGGCATTCATTCCCGACGAAACAATCGGTGGGGTCCTCTCGCTACACACGCTGGTCATGCTCAGCATGTACCTGCTGGGGATTTTGGCGGCCGTCGGCGTGGCATTCGTGCTGCGGCGAACGATCCTGCCAGGCGAAACGCCACCGTTTGTGATGGAGCTTCCCAGCTACAAGTTCCCGTCGATTAGCGGCGTGTTGATGGTGATGGTGGAAAAGGGCTGGGCGTTCGTCAAACGTGCCGGAACGCTGATCTTCGCGATGACTGTCATCGTGTGGGCCCTGTCGTATTTCCCACGCAACGAAGAGGCAGCCACGGCTCCGTTTGCCGCTGAGATCGCCCAGTTGGAAAATCAACTAGAAGGTGCCAGCGAAGAACAAGCCGAACAAATCGAAGAGCGTCTGACTGAAATCAATAATCAGATCGACGGCGAGCTGCTTCGCGGCAGTTTTCTTGGCATGGCGGGTCACTGGATCGAACCGATCGTCCGGCCGCTGGGGTGGGACTGGAAAATCGGCAGCGCCGCGATCGCCTCGTTCCCGGCTCGAGAGGTGATCATCAGCACGATGGGCGTTCTCTATAACCTGGGTGGCGATGAAGACGAAGAATCTGCCCCGCTCCGCGAAACCATCAAGGATGCCAAGTGGGCAGGCACCGACGAGAACGTGTTTAACATTCCGGTGGCCTTGTCGATCATGGTATTTTTCGCCCTATGTGCCCAGTGTGCTGCCACCCTGGCAGTGATCAAGCGAGAAACCAACAGCTGGAAATGGCCAATCTTCACCTTCGTCTATATGACCGTGCTCGCCTACGTAGGTGCCTTGATCACCTACCAGGTATCCGCCGCGATACTGCTGAATTAG
- a CDS encoding FeoB-associated Cys-rich membrane protein — translation MWQNLIVMVIVASAAGYIGWTIFRGIQGAAGACGGGCGSGCGAKSQPGNLVQLTTTPQDDDSATSPDQSSAVSSTRS, via the coding sequence ATGTGGCAGAACTTAATCGTAATGGTCATCGTCGCTTCGGCCGCCGGTTATATTGGCTGGACGATCTTTCGTGGCATCCAAGGGGCTGCCGGGGCATGCGGTGGGGGCTGTGGTTCTGGCTGTGGTGCGAAGTCTCAACCGGGCAACCTGGTTCAATTGACCACAACCCCACAAGATGACGACTCGGCAACTTCCCCCGACCAGTCATCTGCGGTAAGCTCGACTCGATCGTAA
- a CDS encoding aminotransferase class IV: protein MAQPIAYWEGTWVPRSELTIPLNDAGFQLGTTIAEQCRTFNGKVFRLEQHLDRLWKSLEIVDVQSPESRQSLTDVIHQIIEHNYPLLPAGADLGITIFVTPGSMDQLYRPHKTGRLAVHTQMVAFETFANLYEAGQPLIVPKTRQTPVECWPRELKVRSRVHYYLADLEAKREAPDARAVLLDQDGYVMEATTANIAKYHPDTGLELPPADLVLPGISIATLEKLADEMAIPVTHRQLTPEDFATADEVLLTSTSPCIVPCNQWNGKPISVGKPGPIFKRLIAAWEEMVGVDIRQQAERFAKA from the coding sequence GTGGCTCAGCCGATCGCTTATTGGGAAGGGACCTGGGTTCCACGCAGTGAACTTACCATTCCCTTGAACGATGCCGGGTTTCAGCTGGGCACGACCATCGCCGAGCAGTGTCGCACGTTCAACGGCAAAGTGTTTCGCCTGGAACAGCATCTCGATCGTCTCTGGAAAAGTCTGGAGATTGTTGATGTCCAGTCGCCTGAATCGCGCCAGTCACTCACCGATGTGATTCATCAAATCATCGAGCACAACTATCCGCTACTGCCTGCGGGGGCGGATTTGGGCATTACGATCTTCGTGACGCCTGGCTCAATGGATCAGCTGTATCGTCCTCACAAAACGGGGCGTCTGGCCGTTCATACACAGATGGTTGCGTTCGAGACGTTTGCCAACCTGTACGAAGCGGGACAGCCCCTTATCGTCCCTAAAACACGTCAAACGCCCGTCGAATGCTGGCCGCGGGAATTGAAGGTCCGCTCGCGCGTGCATTATTACCTGGCCGACCTGGAAGCCAAGCGTGAAGCCCCCGACGCGAGGGCCGTTTTGTTGGATCAAGACGGATATGTGATGGAAGCCACTACGGCCAACATCGCCAAATATCACCCCGATACGGGTCTCGAGCTTCCACCGGCCGATCTGGTGCTGCCTGGTATTAGCATCGCAACGCTAGAAAAATTGGCCGACGAAATGGCTATTCCGGTTACGCATCGGCAGCTTACGCCGGAAGACTTTGCGACCGCCGATGAGGTCTTACTCACCAGTACTTCACCATGCATCGTGCCGTGCAATCAATGGAACGGAAAGCCGATCAGCGTGGGTAAACCGGGTCCAATCTTCAAGCGTTTGATTGCTGCCTGGGAAGAAATGGTCGGGGTCGACATCCGTCAACAGGCCGAGCGATTCGCAAAAGCTTAA
- a CDS encoding HEAT repeat domain-containing protein, whose product MGSCVVAQAEIFHLSSGGTVEGKLLNPDESPRSTFQVQTDSGTLVLGRTTVREVVAFSAQLKQYEEFLPRMPDTIEGQFQMAKWCDQNNLPEKRDYHYNEILKREPDNVEARKALGYERFRNKWIIREDWMLSQGFVRDGGRWRFPQDVKLAKNDQDIEYQQIEWRKQVKIWRSWLKRGGEKAQEAARELQKVNDPNAGLAVIETLEDENVPAVRELLVDALSNINTPQTTMALVKLAANDPNDSLRDRATIGLEKRDNQVAVSYLIGQLKSSDNQVVNRAAIVLGRLKHPASILPLMDALVTTHKFQVTRGTQPGRTNAAFDSNGGGGMSFGQEKPRIIEQDLQNQGVRVALKQVLEEEVDYNFDEAAWKTWFANKKMPLNVDLRRD is encoded by the coding sequence ATGGGTAGTTGCGTGGTGGCTCAGGCCGAGATCTTTCATTTGTCCAGTGGTGGGACGGTCGAAGGGAAGCTCCTGAATCCGGATGAATCGCCGCGATCGACCTTCCAAGTCCAGACCGATAGCGGGACGCTCGTTCTGGGGCGAACAACCGTGCGCGAGGTGGTTGCCTTCTCGGCCCAGTTGAAGCAGTACGAAGAGTTTCTGCCCCGCATGCCAGACACCATTGAAGGCCAATTTCAGATGGCCAAGTGGTGCGATCAAAACAACTTGCCGGAAAAACGCGACTACCACTACAACGAGATCCTCAAACGCGAGCCTGACAACGTCGAAGCACGTAAGGCCTTGGGGTACGAGCGATTTCGGAACAAGTGGATCATTCGCGAAGACTGGATGCTCAGCCAAGGTTTTGTTCGCGATGGTGGACGCTGGCGGTTTCCGCAAGACGTCAAACTAGCCAAGAACGATCAAGACATCGAATATCAACAAATCGAGTGGCGGAAGCAGGTGAAAATCTGGCGGTCGTGGCTCAAGCGTGGTGGCGAGAAAGCCCAGGAAGCTGCCCGAGAACTGCAAAAGGTCAACGACCCTAATGCCGGTCTGGCCGTGATTGAGACGCTGGAGGATGAAAACGTCCCAGCCGTGCGAGAACTGCTGGTGGATGCCCTTTCCAACATCAATACACCACAAACCACTATGGCCCTGGTGAAGCTGGCCGCGAACGATCCCAACGACTCACTCCGCGATCGAGCAACGATTGGGCTTGAGAAGCGAGACAATCAGGTTGCCGTTAGCTATCTCATCGGACAACTGAAAAGCTCTGACAATCAGGTTGTGAACCGCGCCGCGATTGTCTTGGGGCGACTCAAGCACCCTGCGAGTATACTGCCGCTGATGGATGCCCTGGTCACAACGCACAAGTTTCAAGTGACCCGCGGCACGCAGCCAGGTCGAACGAATGCCGCGTTCGATAGCAACGGCGGAGGTGGCATGTCATTCGGCCAGGAAAAACCCCGGATCATCGAGCAAGACCTTCAGAATCAAGGGGTCCGTGTGGCCCTGAAGCAGGTCCTCGAAGAGGAAGTCGACTACAACTTCGACGAAGCCGCCTGGAAGACCTGGTTCGCCAACAAGAAGATGCCGCTCAACGTCGATCTTCGACGCGACTAA
- a CDS encoding acyl-CoA thioesterase, with protein MLTNIYHHKIDVVTDDIDVQGHVNNLVYLKWMQDAAVAHSLEKGWGHDEYGKLGCSWVVRAHQIEYRYPAFENDQLEVVTWVDSFRRASCVRKYEIRRKSDDRILAVAQTNWAFVDLEKRMPARVPPEVIEAFKSDPLAQTS; from the coding sequence ATGCTTACCAACATCTATCATCACAAAATCGATGTCGTAACCGACGATATCGACGTGCAGGGGCACGTCAATAACCTCGTCTACTTGAAGTGGATGCAAGATGCAGCCGTGGCTCATTCTTTGGAGAAGGGATGGGGGCATGACGAGTATGGCAAGTTAGGTTGCAGTTGGGTCGTTCGGGCCCATCAAATCGAATATCGCTACCCAGCGTTCGAGAACGACCAGTTGGAGGTTGTTACCTGGGTTGATTCGTTTCGGCGTGCTTCGTGTGTTCGTAAGTACGAAATACGCCGAAAGAGCGACGACAGGATTCTCGCCGTCGCACAAACCAATTGGGCGTTCGTCGACCTGGAAAAACGGATGCCGGCTCGGGTTCCCCCCGAAGTCATCGAAGCCTTCAAATCGGACCCCCTGGCTCAAACGTCGTAA
- a CDS encoding HAD family hydrolase — translation MEFEGYIFDLDGTLADTMPAHYLSWRQITQKHGLEFSEDRFYSLGGVPTERIFNILAEEQGKTINAAECAHEKENAFVDLISEVEPIEPVLEVVRLNHGKVPMAVATGAMRWVMERILSQLEITDYFQAFVCSEDTMRHKPFPDVFLEAATRLGVAPEKCCVYEDAQLGIEAGQAAGMHVIDVREFHTPRRITAGA, via the coding sequence GTGGAATTTGAAGGTTACATTTTTGACTTGGACGGCACATTGGCCGATACCATGCCAGCCCACTACTTGTCGTGGCGTCAGATCACGCAGAAGCATGGGCTGGAGTTCTCTGAGGATCGCTTCTACTCACTTGGGGGAGTTCCGACGGAGCGTATTTTCAATATTCTGGCCGAAGAGCAGGGCAAGACGATCAATGCCGCTGAATGTGCCCACGAAAAAGAGAATGCCTTCGTTGACCTGATCTCGGAAGTAGAGCCCATCGAGCCGGTCCTGGAAGTCGTTCGCTTGAATCACGGGAAAGTGCCGATGGCCGTTGCGACCGGGGCCATGCGATGGGTGATGGAACGGATTCTCAGTCAGTTAGAGATCACCGACTATTTCCAAGCGTTCGTATGCTCGGAAGACACTATGCGTCACAAGCCGTTCCCGGATGTCTTTTTGGAAGCGGCCACGCGGCTGGGGGTTGCTCCGGAAAAGTGCTGCGTCTACGAAGATGCTCAACTCGGAATCGAAGCAGGTCAGGCGGCCGGAATGCACGTGATTGATGTCCGAGAATTTCACACCCCACGGCGGATCACGGCCGGGGCTTAG